A single genomic interval of Zobellia nedashkovskayae harbors:
- a CDS encoding GntR family transcriptional regulator, translating into MVKLSIEKNSKKPKYLLLADSITSQIEQKQLVLDDRLPSVNKLSAHFNFSRETVFKALNYLSEKGIVRAVDKIGYFVNDLSVETEFKVFFLLDKLTPFKEDLYNSLISSLGENVKVRLYFHHQNIELFASLILDNLKNYTHFIVTTYIEDSKSVQKVLNKIPPEKLIILDKYEPNVNDGCGMVFQDFENDILNLLKVNIDLVNKYDRLVLFNRKNAPHGDFVQKGFERFCTEYNFQSEVYYNFSPDYFKKGTLYITIDAYDRDMVEIIKLARKFNWELGKEIGLISYNDTSTKEILAGGISVISTDFKKMGEEAAKMILEGRREHKSNETKLILRNSL; encoded by the coding sequence ATGGTAAAACTTAGTATAGAAAAGAACTCAAAGAAGCCTAAATATCTTCTGCTTGCAGATAGTATTACTTCCCAAATTGAACAAAAGCAATTAGTTCTTGATGACAGGTTACCATCAGTAAACAAGCTCTCCGCTCATTTTAACTTTAGTCGTGAAACAGTTTTTAAAGCATTAAACTACCTAAGCGAAAAGGGAATTGTTAGGGCAGTGGACAAGATTGGTTATTTTGTGAACGACCTTTCCGTTGAGACAGAATTTAAGGTGTTCTTTTTGCTGGATAAATTAACACCTTTCAAAGAAGACTTGTATAATTCACTTATTTCAAGCTTGGGTGAAAATGTAAAGGTCCGCTTATATTTTCATCACCAAAACATTGAACTTTTTGCGTCTCTAATTTTAGATAATCTCAAAAACTACACACACTTTATAGTTACCACATACATAGAGGATTCAAAATCTGTTCAGAAAGTGCTCAATAAAATACCACCCGAAAAATTGATTATTCTGGATAAATATGAGCCTAATGTCAACGATGGTTGTGGTATGGTTTTTCAAGATTTTGAGAATGACATTCTTAATCTATTAAAGGTAAATATTGATTTGGTTAACAAGTACGATAGGCTAGTACTTTTCAATCGTAAAAATGCGCCACACGGAGATTTTGTCCAAAAGGGTTTTGAACGATTTTGCACCGAATACAACTTTCAGAGTGAGGTGTATTATAATTTTTCTCCGGACTACTTTAAAAAAGGAACCCTTTACATCACCATTGACGCCTATGACAGGGACATGGTGGAGATTATAAAATTGGCTCGTAAATTTAACTGGGAATTGGGTAAAGAAATTGGACTGATTAGTTACAATGATACCAGTACCAAAGAAATTTTAGCTGGTGGTATATCAGTAATTAGTACTGACTTTAAGAAAATGGGAGAGGAGGCTGCCAAAATGATTTTGGAAGGCAGAAGGGAACATAAAAGCAATGAAACCAAGTTGATTTTAAGGAATTCGCTCTAA